A single region of the Sorghum bicolor cultivar BTx623 chromosome 7, Sorghum_bicolor_NCBIv3, whole genome shotgun sequence genome encodes:
- the LOC8069858 gene encoding uncharacterized protein LOC8069858: protein MVDLNDFGIPQPADRWANFVRKVLWTFRGRLHAIPGMKLAADPTRAPSTSNAESTKPSNGNQTRTDQKQLSRENVPATEGVNVDNSQVYLYSFLEDSESEQWNGLAHDEAAEIAKYSRKLGVTLETAALCCKYMLLLNSRGVDTLDFNWATHASNYWVCDGIIQEYQQDKAWEVATALLEEVKLEEFSSYKLPEFGDKTRWVVATDPYRVEEIKPETTSFFFANNRGQGVASLPTKIFQRSAEQLHVLKLCLCTFSFSSPPFLHCQKIRFLGLDKCKDQPKKLEGKEEDDRRKNNFFQSLWVLDICDTDWELDLSLNIIESMLQNIREIHIKRERIWSNSNAWTWRHVHNIHKLRVIEPTLHWKDEGKDEEMKDEFMNMSKLELLDLSGNSTIKALPRLSGATSLSTLVLDGCIGLTTVAPEELPPSLETFSFDAGEGKQYNKKAKISRISMAGCARLENFRLRGSLPNLEELDLSNTSVKTLDLKDEVVQVSFLQRLILLGCEQIRAILWPKAGMPKLVVLRIDTRGGTEVARSETPHDADYSLVISKEHEEMCLARVAVTDMSKNDDGQNNRKEKIGLPSVASRLHKFPVLKSHQIYSDINTNEATGNHDNSSAP from the exons ATGGTTGACTTGAATGATTTTGGCATTCCTCAACCTGCAGATCGATGGGCAAACTTTGTTCGGAAGGTATTGTGGACTTTCCGTGGAAGGCTTCATGCCATCCCAGGAATGAAGCTAGCAGCTGATCCAACACGTGCTCCTTCAACTTCAAATGCAGAATCAACCAAGCCTAGTAATGGTAATCAAACACGGACAGATCAGAAACAGCTCTCAAGGGAAAATGTTCCAGCGACAGAGGGAGTAAATGTAGACAACTCACAAGTttatctttattcatttcttgaGGATAGTGAAAGTGAACAGTGGAATGGACTAGCACATGATGAAGCTGCAGAAATAGCTAAATACAGTCGTAAGCTTGGCGTCACCTTAGAAACAGCTGCATTGTGTTGCAAGTACATGTTGTTACTGAATTCCAGGGGTGTCGACACACTAGACTTCAACTGGGCCACCCATGCCTCCAACTATTGGGTTTGCGATGGAATTATACAAGAATACCAGCAGGACAAAGCATGGGAGGTAGCCACTGCTTTGCTCGAAGAAGTGAAACTAGAGGAATTCTCATCTTATAAATTGCCCGAATTTGGTGATAAGACACGCTGGGTTGTAGCCACCGATCCTTATAGAGTTGAAGAAATTAAGCCAGAGACAACATCATTTTTTTTTGCCAACAATAGGGGACAGGGGGTAGCATCATTACCCACTAAAATATTCCAGAGATCTGCTGAGCAGCTTCATGTACTGAAACTTTGCCTCTGTACTTTCAGCTTTTCTTCACCGCCTTTCCTTCATTGTCAGAAGATAAGATTTCTTGGACTGGATAAGTGCAAGGATCAGCCAAAGAAACTAGAAGGAAAAGAGGAAGATGACAGACGAAAAAATAATTTCTTCCAGAGTCTATGGGTGCTTGACATATGTGACACAGATTGGGAACTGGACTTATCCCTGAATATAATTGAGAGTATGCTTCAAAACATTAGGGAGATACATATAAAGAGGGAAAGAATCTGGAGCAATAGTAATGCATGGACATGGAGACATGTACACAATATTCACAAGCTTCGAGTGATTGAACCTACATTGCATTGGAAAGACGAGGGTAAGGATGAAGAGATGAAGGATGAATTCATGAATATGTCCAAGCTAGAGCTCCTTGATTTGTCAGGGAATAGCACAATAAAAGCTTTGCCAAGATTATCAGGTGCAACTAGCCTCAGCACTCTGGTTCTAGATGGCTGTATTGGGTTGACAACAGTTGCCCCTGAAGAGCTGCCACCATCCCTGGAAACATTTAGCTTTGATGCAGGGGAAGGAAAGCAAtacaacaagaaagctaagATCTCTCGCATCTCCATGGCTGGTTGTGCAAGGCTGGAGAACTTCAGATTGCGTGGATCTCTTCCGAATCTTGAGGAGCTGGACCTTTCCAACACATCGGTCAAAACACTTGACCTGAAAGATGAGGTGGTGCAGGTCTCATTCCTGCAACGACTCATTTTGTTGGGATGTGAGCAAATCCGTGCTATACTTTGGCCAAAGGCTGGAATGCCCAAACTAGTGGTGCTGCGCATTGACACTCGAGGAGGCACAGAAGTAGCTAGATCAGAAACACCTCATGATGCTGATTACTCTTTGGTCATCAGCAAGGAGCATGAAGAGATGTGCCTTGCACGTGTTGCTGTTACGGACATGAG CAAAAATGATGATGGGCAAAACAACAGGAAGGAGAAAATTGGCCTCCCATCGGTTGCATCACGTCTGCACAAGTTCCCAGTTCTCAAGAGTCACCAGATCTATAGTGATATCAACACTAATGAGGCAACGGGCAATCATGATAACAGCAGTGCGCCGTAG